One Streptomyces sp. ML-6 genomic region harbors:
- a CDS encoding Ig-like domain-containing protein: MNGQPISGTSAGANGRRGGRGATGPLALVLGAMLMLVTACGGGDGTGKADKGAGKAEDTSASQAVVTIAPKDGAESVATSGVLKVSAEQGKLTTVKVSDPKGTEVEGKIAADGASWAPDQHLAAATKYKVHAVAKDSKGRESAKDTSFTTLVPQNTFIGQYTPEDGSTVGVGMPVSIHFTRGITNPEAVEKAIEVKAEPSVEIEGHWFGNDRLDFRPENYWASGTKVTVKLNLDGVEGRPGVYGKQAKTISFTIGRKQVSTVDASTHRMKVVRDDKEIKDIPISAGAPATTTYNGQMVISEKLKVTRMNGDTVGFGGEYDIKDVPHAMRLSTSGTFLHGNYWGSPGIFGSANTSHGCVGLQDVRGGWSKKTPAAWFYDNSLIGDIVIVKNSKDKTIQPDNGLNGWNMSWEEWTK; the protein is encoded by the coding sequence TTGAACGGGCAGCCGATATCGGGGACATCGGCCGGGGCGAACGGCAGGCGGGGCGGACGAGGAGCCACCGGACCGCTGGCTCTGGTGCTGGGTGCGATGCTGATGCTGGTGACGGCCTGCGGTGGGGGAGACGGCACCGGCAAGGCTGACAAGGGCGCGGGGAAGGCCGAGGACACCTCGGCCTCGCAGGCAGTGGTGACCATCGCGCCCAAGGACGGCGCGGAATCCGTCGCGACCAGCGGGGTGCTGAAGGTCTCGGCCGAGCAGGGGAAGCTGACCACGGTCAAGGTCTCCGACCCCAAGGGCACCGAGGTCGAGGGCAAGATCGCGGCCGACGGCGCGAGCTGGGCGCCCGACCAGCACCTGGCCGCGGCGACCAAGTACAAGGTCCACGCCGTCGCCAAGGACTCGAAGGGCCGTGAGTCGGCGAAGGACACCAGCTTCACCACGCTGGTCCCGCAGAACACCTTCATCGGGCAGTACACCCCGGAGGACGGTTCCACGGTCGGCGTCGGGATGCCCGTCTCGATCCACTTCACCCGGGGCATCACCAACCCCGAGGCCGTCGAGAAGGCCATCGAGGTGAAGGCCGAGCCGTCCGTGGAGATCGAGGGCCACTGGTTCGGCAACGACCGCCTCGACTTCCGCCCCGAGAACTACTGGGCCTCCGGCACCAAGGTGACCGTGAAGCTCAACCTCGACGGCGTCGAGGGCCGGCCGGGCGTGTACGGCAAGCAGGCCAAGACGATCTCCTTCACCATCGGCCGCAAGCAGGTCAGCACCGTCGACGCGAGCACCCACCGGATGAAGGTCGTCCGCGACGACAAGGAGATCAAGGACATCCCGATCTCCGCGGGCGCCCCGGCCACCACCACGTACAACGGCCAGATGGTCATCAGCGAGAAGCTCAAGGTGACCCGGATGAACGGTGACACCGTCGGCTTCGGCGGAGAGTACGACATCAAGGACGTGCCGCACGCGATGCGCCTGTCCACCTCGGGCACCTTCCTGCACGGCAACTACTGGGGCTCCCCCGGCATCTTCGGCTCGGCCAACACCAGCCACGGCTGCGTCGGCCTGCAGGACGTGCGCGGCGGCTGGAGCAAGAAGACCCCGGCTGCCTGGTTCTACGACAACTCGCTCATCGGCGACATCGTGATCGTGAAGAACTCGAAGGACAAGACGATCCAGCCGGACAACGGCCTCAACGGCTGGAACATGAGCTGGGAGGAGTGGACCAAGTAG
- a CDS encoding ABC transporter permease, with protein sequence MPAPAPMPAPAPAAAYRAVLRAETRLFLREPGNLFWILVFPTVLMTILGLIPSFRDPDEALGGRRVIDLYVPVAVLLGMIMAGLQAMPPVLTGYRERGILRRMSTTPVRPSALLTAQIALHGAAAIGSAALVMGVGRVAFGVRLPGQPLGYLLALLLATASVLALGSLLCALTRTVKASTAISSIVHLLMMFTAGVWIPVQSMPDTLRHIVQLTPLGAASQALDRAMSGGWPGWVSLGAMVLWTGLVTLLATRLFRWE encoded by the coding sequence ATGCCTGCCCCCGCACCGATGCCCGCCCCCGCCCCCGCCGCCGCGTACAGGGCGGTCCTCAGGGCCGAGACCCGGCTCTTCCTCCGCGAACCCGGCAACCTGTTCTGGATCCTCGTCTTCCCGACCGTCCTGATGACGATCCTCGGCCTGATCCCCTCCTTCCGGGACCCCGACGAAGCACTCGGCGGACGCCGGGTCATCGACCTGTACGTACCGGTGGCGGTACTGCTCGGCATGATCATGGCCGGGCTCCAGGCCATGCCGCCCGTTCTCACCGGCTACCGCGAACGCGGCATCCTGCGCCGGATGTCCACCACGCCGGTACGCCCGTCCGCGCTGCTCACCGCGCAGATCGCCCTGCACGGTGCCGCGGCGATCGGCTCCGCCGCGCTGGTCATGGGCGTCGGCCGGGTCGCCTTCGGCGTACGTCTGCCCGGACAGCCCCTCGGCTACCTCCTGGCGCTGCTGCTGGCGACGGCGAGCGTCCTCGCCCTCGGCTCGCTGCTCTGCGCCCTCACCCGGACGGTCAAGGCGTCCACCGCGATCAGCTCGATCGTCCATCTCCTGATGATGTTCACCGCCGGGGTCTGGATCCCGGTGCAGTCCATGCCCGACACCCTCCGGCACATCGTCCAGCTCACCCCGCTCGGGGCGGCCTCCCAGGCGCTGGACCGGGCGATGTCCGGCGGCTGGCCGGGCTGGGTGTCCCTCGGCGCGATGGTGCTGTGGACGGGCCTGGTGACGCTGCTCGCGACCCGTCTGTTCCGGTGGGAGTGA
- a CDS encoding ATP-binding protein — MMVSMAGLEGVEQPRPHSGSTAARWMPTIEDEQAFKALELFGNPTEGEVRLPSRPESAATARRLTSCVVMRQWALSPQIAEYAVLLVSELVGNAVRHTGARVFGLRMLRRRGWIRIEVRDPSRGLPCLMPVQEMDVSGRGLFLVDKLSDRWGVDLLPRGKTTWFEMRISDR; from the coding sequence ATGATGGTGTCCATGGCGGGCCTGGAGGGTGTGGAACAGCCGCGACCGCACAGCGGTTCGACGGCGGCACGGTGGATGCCGACGATCGAGGACGAACAGGCGTTCAAGGCGCTGGAGTTGTTCGGGAATCCGACGGAGGGCGAGGTCCGGCTCCCGTCGCGCCCGGAGTCCGCGGCCACCGCGCGCCGGCTCACCTCGTGCGTGGTGATGCGTCAGTGGGCGCTCTCCCCGCAGATCGCCGAGTACGCCGTACTGCTCGTCTCGGAGCTCGTGGGCAACGCCGTGCGGCACACCGGCGCCCGGGTCTTCGGGCTGCGGATGCTGCGCCGTCGCGGCTGGATCAGGATCGAGGTGCGCGACCCCTCGCGCGGGCTGCCCTGTCTGATGCCGGTCCAGGAGATGGACGTCAGCGGGCGGGGCCTCTTCCTCGTCGACAAGCTCTCCGACCGCTGGGGCGTGGACCTGCTGCCGCGCGGCAAGACCACCTGGTTCGAGATGCGGATCTCCGACCGCTGA
- a CDS encoding Ig-like domain-containing protein produces the protein MLAVLSGCSGARSIFSGKARPPQEAILITPKDRAKDVGPDDRVEVRVPDGRLQSVRVTRIEDAQRREVPGRISDDGRSWKPGKGAARLGLAAKYRVDAVAVDASGNRTARHTTFTTAVPTHRFIGYFKPENRATVGTGMIVSFDFNRPITHRAAVQRAIRVTSDPPVEVVGHWFGADRLDFRPEKYWKPGTEVTVVVGLRDVEGAPHVYGSQDKTITFEVGRSQTSVVDASAHTMEVRRDGRTVTTFPITAGSSRTATYNGKMVVSEMDEVTRMDGRTVGFGGEYDIKDVPHAVRLTDSGTFLHGNYWSDESVFGSDNVSHGCVGLLDVKGGGDDTPAGQFFDRTLIGDVVEVVNSADKQVAPDNGLGGWNLDWAHWKAGSALR, from the coding sequence GTGCTGGCCGTACTGAGCGGCTGTTCCGGCGCCCGATCGATCTTCAGCGGGAAGGCCCGCCCGCCGCAGGAGGCGATCCTGATCACCCCGAAGGACCGGGCGAAGGACGTCGGCCCGGACGACCGGGTGGAGGTGCGGGTTCCGGACGGGCGGCTGCAGAGCGTCCGGGTCACCCGGATCGAGGACGCGCAGCGACGGGAGGTCCCGGGCCGGATCTCGGACGACGGCCGGTCCTGGAAACCCGGGAAGGGGGCGGCCCGGCTCGGACTCGCCGCCAAGTACCGGGTCGACGCGGTGGCGGTGGACGCTTCGGGGAACCGCACGGCCCGTCACACCACCTTCACCACGGCGGTGCCCACCCACCGCTTCATCGGCTACTTCAAGCCGGAGAACCGCGCCACGGTCGGCACCGGCATGATCGTCTCGTTCGACTTCAACCGCCCGATCACCCACCGCGCGGCCGTGCAGCGGGCGATCCGGGTGACGTCCGACCCGCCGGTCGAGGTGGTGGGGCACTGGTTCGGCGCCGACCGCCTCGACTTCCGCCCCGAGAAATACTGGAAGCCGGGCACCGAGGTCACCGTCGTGGTGGGGCTGCGCGACGTGGAGGGCGCGCCGCACGTGTACGGCTCCCAGGACAAGACGATCACCTTCGAGGTGGGCCGCTCCCAGACGTCCGTGGTCGACGCGTCCGCGCACACCATGGAGGTGCGCCGCGACGGCCGGACCGTCACCACCTTCCCGATCACGGCGGGCTCCTCCAGGACGGCCACGTACAACGGGAAGATGGTGGTCAGCGAGATGGACGAGGTGACCCGGATGGACGGCCGCACGGTCGGCTTCGGCGGCGAGTACGACATCAAGGACGTCCCGCACGCCGTCCGGCTCACCGATTCCGGCACCTTCCTGCACGGCAACTACTGGTCGGACGAGAGCGTGTTCGGCTCGGACAACGTCAGCCACGGCTGCGTGGGGCTGCTCGACGTGAAGGGCGGCGGCGACGACACCCCGGCCGGCCAGTTCTTCGACCGGACGCTCATCGGCGACGTGGTCGAGGTCGTCAACTCCGCGGACAAACAGGTCGCGCCGGACAACGGCCTCGGCGGCTGGAACCTGGACTGGGCCCACTGGAAGGCGGGTTCCGCCCTGCGCTGA
- a CDS encoding sensor histidine kinase translates to MNTGDAGDMAADAGHPADTTDRTGGKDATDRTGGKGTAAGGTTTAEQWWERFFTYGPYGLLGLGSAVSAISAELIMSRPKVYAAAALVPCAFVLQLWWGRARRSRPPGSRAAQCYFVVRTLLALGLSWCNPFFSMYAVLGYFDAGRLLPPRAFRAGLLAVAAIMAVSQSGSGLPPATLMNWVAFAVLFALHGTLTMVFAKIGDHEADHARTQTDTIAALESANARLEQALAENAGLHAQLLLQAREAGVADERRRLAAEIHDTLAQGLIGIIAQLQVVTSVGDSDPALARRHLDRAASLARHSLGEARRSVHNLVPVALEHDDLPGALEKTVTDWAERHAVRAGFTVTGTVEPVHDEMAATLLRIAQEALANAGRHAGASRVGVTLSFMGDELTLDVRDDGRGFVPDALPPYRGAGGFGLGGMRARAERFAGTVEVESEPGRGTAVSVRVPLVPNRR, encoded by the coding sequence ATGAACACGGGGGACGCGGGGGACATGGCGGCGGACGCGGGGCACCCGGCGGACACGACGGACCGGACGGGCGGGAAGGACGCGACGGACCGGACGGGCGGGAAGGGTACGGCCGCGGGCGGCACGACGACCGCCGAGCAGTGGTGGGAACGGTTCTTCACCTACGGGCCGTACGGCCTGCTGGGCCTGGGCAGCGCCGTCTCCGCCATCTCCGCCGAGCTCATCATGTCCCGCCCGAAGGTGTACGCCGCCGCGGCACTGGTCCCCTGCGCGTTCGTCCTCCAGCTCTGGTGGGGGAGGGCCAGGCGGTCCCGTCCCCCGGGATCGCGGGCGGCCCAGTGCTACTTCGTCGTTCGCACCCTGCTCGCCCTCGGGCTGTCCTGGTGCAACCCGTTCTTCTCGATGTACGCCGTCCTCGGCTACTTCGACGCGGGCCGGCTGCTCCCGCCACGCGCCTTCCGCGCCGGGCTGCTGGCCGTCGCCGCGATCATGGCGGTCTCGCAGAGCGGCAGCGGACTTCCGCCGGCCACCCTCATGAACTGGGTCGCCTTCGCCGTCCTGTTCGCCCTGCACGGCACCCTCACCATGGTCTTCGCCAAGATCGGCGACCACGAGGCCGACCACGCCCGCACCCAGACCGACACCATCGCCGCACTGGAGTCGGCCAACGCCCGCCTCGAACAGGCCCTGGCGGAGAACGCCGGACTGCACGCCCAACTCCTGCTCCAGGCACGCGAGGCGGGCGTCGCCGACGAGCGCCGCCGACTGGCCGCGGAGATCCACGACACCCTCGCCCAGGGGCTGATCGGCATCATCGCCCAGCTCCAGGTGGTGACCTCGGTCGGCGACAGCGACCCCGCACTGGCCCGCCGGCACCTCGACCGCGCCGCCTCCCTCGCCCGGCACAGCCTCGGTGAGGCCCGCCGCTCCGTCCACAACCTGGTCCCCGTCGCACTGGAACACGACGACCTGCCCGGCGCCCTGGAGAAGACCGTCACCGACTGGGCGGAACGCCACGCCGTACGGGCCGGGTTCACCGTCACCGGCACCGTCGAGCCGGTCCACGACGAGATGGCCGCCACCCTGCTCCGGATCGCGCAGGAGGCCCTCGCCAACGCCGGCCGCCACGCCGGGGCGTCCCGGGTCGGCGTCACGCTGTCCTTCATGGGCGACGAACTCACCCTGGACGTACGGGACGACGGCCGCGGTTTCGTGCCGGACGCCCTGCCGCCGTACCGGGGCGCGGGCGGCTTCGGCCTCGGCGGCATGCGGGCCCGCGCCGAACGCTTCGCGGGCACCGTCGAGGTGGAGAGCGAACCGGGCCGCGGCACCGCGGTCAGCGTCCGGGTGCCCCTGGTCCCGAACCGCCGGTGA
- a CDS encoding response regulator transcription factor, translating into MPEETARVITLVVVDDHPVVRDGLRGMFDSAPDFEVLGEASNGVEGVELVARLDPDVVLMDLRMPGGGGVAAITELTARGARSRVLVLTTYDTDTDTLPAIEAGATGYLLKDAPRDELFTAVRAAADGRTVLSPTVATRLVSRVRTPAAPGGESLSGREREVLELVARGTSNREIAAELFISEATVKTHLTHIFAKLGAKDRAAAVAVGYDRGILG; encoded by the coding sequence ATGCCAGAGGAAACCGCACGCGTCATCACGCTCGTCGTCGTCGACGACCACCCCGTCGTACGGGACGGTCTGCGCGGCATGTTCGATTCGGCCCCGGACTTCGAAGTGCTGGGGGAGGCGTCGAACGGGGTGGAGGGGGTCGAGCTGGTGGCCCGGCTCGATCCCGACGTCGTCCTGATGGACCTGCGGATGCCGGGCGGCGGCGGGGTCGCAGCCATCACCGAGCTGACCGCCCGCGGCGCCCGTTCCCGGGTGCTCGTCCTCACCACCTACGACACCGACACCGACACCCTGCCCGCGATCGAGGCCGGAGCCACCGGCTACCTCCTCAAGGACGCGCCCCGCGACGAGCTGTTCACCGCCGTCCGCGCCGCCGCCGACGGCCGTACCGTGCTCTCGCCCACCGTCGCGACCCGGCTCGTCTCACGGGTCCGCACCCCGGCGGCCCCGGGCGGCGAATCGCTCTCCGGCCGCGAGCGCGAGGTGCTCGAACTGGTCGCGCGGGGCACCTCGAACCGGGAGATCGCCGCCGAACTGTTCATCAGCGAGGCCACCGTGAAGACCCACCTCACGCACATCTTCGCCAAGCTGGGCGCCAAGGACCGGGCCGCCGCCGTCGCGGTCGGCTACGACCGGGGCATCCTCGGCTGA
- a CDS encoding enoyl-CoA hydratase-related protein: protein MTANLEVLDGVGTIRLDRPPMNALDVATQDRLRELAEEATRRDDVRAVVIYGGEKVFAAGADIKEMQAMDHTAMVVRSKALQDSFTAVARIPKPVVAAVTGYALGGGCELALCADFRIAADNAKLGQPEILLGLIPGAGGTQRLARLIGPSRAKDLIFTGRHVKAEEALTIGLVDRVVPAAEVYEQAYAWAAKLAKGPALALRAAKESVDAGLETDIDTGLTIERNWFAGLFATEDRERGMRSFVEEGPGKAKFL from the coding sequence ATGACAGCGAATCTCGAAGTACTCGACGGGGTCGGCACGATCCGCCTGGACCGCCCGCCCATGAACGCCCTGGACGTCGCCACCCAGGACCGGCTGCGCGAACTCGCCGAGGAGGCGACCCGGCGCGACGACGTGCGCGCCGTGGTGATCTACGGGGGCGAGAAGGTGTTCGCGGCCGGCGCGGACATCAAGGAGATGCAGGCGATGGACCACACGGCGATGGTCGTGCGCTCCAAGGCGCTCCAGGACTCCTTCACCGCCGTGGCCCGCATCCCCAAGCCCGTCGTCGCCGCCGTCACCGGCTACGCCCTGGGCGGCGGCTGCGAGCTGGCCCTCTGCGCCGACTTCCGGATCGCCGCCGACAACGCCAAGCTGGGCCAGCCGGAGATCCTGCTCGGCCTCATCCCCGGCGCGGGCGGTACCCAGCGCCTCGCCCGGCTGATCGGCCCCTCCAGGGCCAAGGACCTGATCTTCACCGGTCGTCACGTCAAGGCCGAGGAGGCGCTGACGATCGGTCTGGTGGACCGCGTGGTGCCCGCCGCCGAGGTGTACGAGCAGGCGTACGCCTGGGCCGCCAAGCTGGCGAAGGGCCCGGCGCTCGCGCTGCGCGCCGCCAAGGAATCCGTCGACGCCGGGCTGGAGACGGACATCGACACCGGGCTCACGATCGAGCGGAACTGGTTCGCCGGACTGTTCGCCACCGAGGACCGGGAGCGCGGAATGCGCAGCTTCGTGGAGGAGGGCCCGGGCAAGGCCAAGTTCCTCTGA
- a CDS encoding ABC transporter ATP-binding protein, with translation MPEKNVEPEKRSATRTLLRLWPYVRPVRVRLFGAAVVAIVASCIGLVIPLVLKWIVDGPVADRDPGGVWLGALYLLLLGLAEAGLFGVRRWLVARPLAGVEATMRADLYRHLQRLPIAFHDRWASGQLLSRGTTDLMLLRLFLAFPLTFLLVNGTTILVGFGILLSQQWTLGLVLLAPVVPLVFLCSLFQTKYAHVARRAQDQVGDLTTVVEESVLGIRIIKGFGRHRSQALAFRALSERLRTTELGKARLLAGIWASMTMIPELAIGAALVLGTVQVADGGLSAGTLVAFLSTALALRWPIESIGFLLAMSQESATATERYFEVMDATEEEAAATVTPADGDDRPRQDAPDRGETVGELVFEGVEFRYPDAEAGAPPVLDRIDLRVRPGETMALVGATGSGKTTLTTLVPRLHEVTAGRILLDGTDITALPRERLRELVSVAFEEPTLFSASVGENVLMGAEGAGEDELRRALSVAQADFVHDLPEGIDTQVGEQGLSLSGGQRQRLALARAVVGRPRFLVLDDPLSALDVHTEALVEAALRRVLAQTTAIVVAHRPSTVMLADRVALLSRGRIAAVGTHQELLRDSAEYAWLMSGAETAPGTGQSPAPGTDHRPPAPGTDRPPVPGAGPDPDSGPAPASASAEKGRTR, from the coding sequence ATGCCCGAAAAAAACGTAGAGCCCGAGAAACGGTCCGCCACCCGTACCCTGCTGCGGCTGTGGCCGTATGTGAGACCGGTGCGCGTCCGCCTGTTCGGCGCCGCCGTGGTGGCGATCGTCGCGTCCTGCATCGGCCTGGTGATCCCGCTCGTACTGAAGTGGATCGTCGACGGCCCGGTGGCGGACCGTGACCCCGGGGGCGTCTGGCTCGGCGCGCTGTACCTGCTGTTGCTGGGCCTCGCGGAGGCCGGGCTCTTCGGGGTGCGCCGGTGGCTGGTGGCCCGCCCGCTGGCCGGGGTGGAGGCGACCATGCGGGCCGACCTGTACCGGCATCTGCAACGGCTGCCGATCGCCTTCCACGACCGCTGGGCGTCGGGGCAGTTGCTCTCGCGCGGTACGACGGACCTGATGCTGCTGCGCCTGTTCCTGGCGTTCCCACTGACCTTCCTCCTGGTCAACGGGACGACGATCCTGGTCGGTTTCGGCATCCTGCTGAGCCAGCAGTGGACGCTGGGGCTGGTGCTGCTCGCCCCGGTGGTGCCGCTGGTGTTCCTCTGCTCGCTCTTCCAGACCAAGTACGCGCACGTGGCGCGCAGGGCGCAGGACCAGGTCGGCGATCTGACGACGGTCGTCGAGGAGAGCGTGCTCGGCATCCGCATCATCAAGGGTTTCGGCCGGCACCGCAGCCAGGCCCTCGCCTTCCGCGCCCTGTCGGAACGGCTGCGCACCACGGAGCTGGGCAAGGCCCGTCTCCTCGCGGGCATCTGGGCCAGCATGACCATGATTCCCGAGCTGGCCATCGGCGCGGCGCTGGTCCTCGGCACGGTCCAGGTCGCGGACGGCGGGCTCTCCGCGGGCACCCTGGTCGCCTTCCTCTCGACGGCGCTCGCCCTGCGCTGGCCGATCGAGTCGATCGGCTTCCTGCTGGCGATGAGCCAGGAGTCGGCGACGGCGACCGAGCGGTACTTCGAGGTGATGGACGCGACCGAGGAGGAGGCGGCGGCGACGGTCACGCCCGCCGACGGCGACGACCGCCCCCGGCAGGACGCCCCGGACCGGGGCGAAACGGTCGGTGAACTGGTCTTCGAGGGCGTGGAGTTCCGCTATCCCGACGCGGAGGCCGGTGCCCCGCCCGTACTGGACCGGATCGATCTGCGGGTCCGGCCCGGCGAGACGATGGCACTGGTGGGGGCCACGGGTTCGGGCAAGACGACCCTGACCACCCTGGTGCCGCGGCTGCACGAGGTCACGGCGGGCCGCATCCTGCTGGACGGTACGGACATCACCGCCCTGCCCCGCGAACGACTGCGCGAGCTGGTGTCGGTGGCCTTCGAGGAGCCGACGCTCTTCTCGGCGAGCGTCGGGGAGAACGTCCTGATGGGCGCCGAGGGGGCCGGGGAGGACGAGTTGCGCCGGGCCCTGTCGGTGGCCCAGGCCGATTTCGTCCACGATCTGCCCGAGGGCATCGACACCCAGGTCGGCGAGCAGGGGCTCAGCCTCTCCGGCGGGCAGCGCCAGCGGCTCGCGCTGGCCCGTGCCGTGGTCGGCCGGCCGCGCTTCCTGGTGCTCGACGACCCGCTCTCCGCGCTGGACGTGCACACGGAGGCGCTGGTGGAGGCCGCCCTGCGCCGGGTGCTGGCGCAGACCACGGCGATCGTGGTGGCGCACCGGCCCTCCACGGTGATGCTGGCGGACCGGGTGGCGCTGCTGTCGCGGGGCCGGATCGCCGCCGTCGGCACGCATCAGGAACTGCTGCGCGACAGCGCGGAGTACGCCTGGCTGATGTCGGGCGCCGAAACCGCCCCGGGAACCGGCCAGTCGCCCGCGCCGGGCACCGACCACCGGCCGCCCGCCCCGGGAACCGACCGGCCGCCCGTGCCGGGTGCCGGCCCCGACCCCGACTCCGGCCCCGCTCCCGCCTCCGCCTCCGCCGAGAAGGGCAGGACCCGATGA
- a CDS encoding ABC transporter ATP-binding protein: MAIIEVDGVHKAYAGRRVVDGVSFTVEEGEIFGILGPNGAGKTTTVECVEGLRVPDGGTVRVAGLDPVADHDRVTRLLGAQLQESELQPRITVAEALELYSSFHPDPADRHELAERLGLHTKYGTRFAALSGGQKQRLSIALALIGNPRVVVLDELTTGLDPRARRDTWKLIEDVRAGGVTVLLVTHFMEEANRLCDRIAVIDKGRVVALDTPSGLIGRAAGSTVIAFTPSQPLADAELSPLPGAVSVARKDGRITIDGTDETVNAVISLLARRGITAHQLRVSEATLDDAFLDLTEQAA; the protein is encoded by the coding sequence ATGGCAATCATCGAAGTGGACGGGGTGCACAAGGCGTACGCCGGGCGCCGGGTGGTCGACGGGGTGAGCTTCACCGTCGAGGAGGGCGAGATCTTCGGCATCCTCGGGCCCAACGGCGCGGGCAAGACCACCACCGTCGAATGCGTCGAGGGGCTGAGGGTCCCCGACGGGGGAACGGTCCGGGTGGCCGGACTCGACCCCGTCGCCGACCACGACCGGGTCACCCGGCTGCTCGGCGCCCAGCTCCAGGAGAGCGAACTGCAGCCCAGGATCACCGTGGCCGAGGCGCTGGAGCTGTACAGCTCCTTCCACCCGGACCCCGCCGACCGGCACGAACTCGCCGAGCGGCTCGGGCTGCACACCAAGTACGGCACCCGGTTCGCCGCGCTGTCCGGCGGGCAGAAGCAGCGGCTGTCCATCGCGCTCGCCCTGATCGGCAATCCCCGGGTGGTGGTCCTGGACGAACTGACCACCGGCCTGGACCCGCGGGCCCGCCGGGACACCTGGAAGCTGATCGAGGACGTGCGCGCCGGCGGCGTCACCGTCCTCCTGGTCACGCACTTCATGGAGGAGGCCAACCGGCTCTGCGACCGGATCGCCGTGATCGACAAGGGCCGGGTCGTCGCCCTCGACACCCCGTCCGGCCTGATCGGCAGGGCGGCCGGCTCCACCGTCATCGCCTTCACCCCCTCGCAGCCGCTCGCCGACGCCGAACTGAGCCCGCTGCCCGGTGCGGTCTCCGTGGCGCGGAAGGACGGGCGGATCACCATCGACGGCACCGACGAGACGGTCAACGCGGTCATCTCGCTGCTGGCCCGCCGGGGCATCACCGCACACCAGCTCCGCGTCTCCGAGGCGACGCTGGACGACGCCTTCCTCGACCTCACAGAACAGGCGGCCTGA
- a CDS encoding YncE family protein: protein MMLPSTKHTAALLGGVLLAVLPGCGTPAGKPTVQAVGSEAAAPPTASRSALPPVPPGLPGMPPVLDVKDVYAADRAGRLSPVVKDFPSRVYVPNTNSDTVSVIDPATYEVIRTIKVGRQPQHVVPSWDLKTLWVNNDIGDSLTAIDPATGKVGPTVPVSDPYNLYFTPDGKYAVVMASMDRELVFRDAHTMKTVKTVPVDCAGVNHADFSTDGRYFIVSCEFSGELLKVDTARMKVVEQQKLPLKGAMPQDVKLSPDGGTFYIADMIADGVWVLDGKNFTTPKLLHTGKGAHGLYVSRDSEEMYISNRGEGTVSVFDFARRELTKKWRLPGGGSPDMGGVSADGKVLWLSGRYDAEVYAIDTATGKQLARIPVGSGPHGLAVYPQPGRYSLGHTGVFR, encoded by the coding sequence ATGATGCTTCCTTCCACCAAGCACACCGCGGCCCTGCTCGGGGGCGTCCTGCTGGCCGTACTCCCCGGCTGCGGCACACCGGCCGGGAAGCCGACCGTCCAGGCCGTCGGCAGCGAGGCCGCCGCACCGCCCACCGCCTCCAGGAGCGCCCTCCCGCCCGTCCCGCCGGGGCTCCCCGGGATGCCCCCGGTGCTCGACGTCAAGGACGTCTACGCGGCCGACCGGGCGGGCCGGCTCTCGCCCGTCGTCAAGGACTTCCCGTCCCGGGTGTACGTCCCCAACACCAACTCCGACACCGTGTCCGTGATCGACCCGGCGACGTACGAGGTGATCAGGACGATCAAGGTCGGCCGCCAGCCGCAGCACGTCGTCCCGTCCTGGGACCTGAAGACCCTCTGGGTCAACAACGACATCGGCGACAGCCTCACCGCCATCGACCCGGCCACCGGGAAGGTCGGCCCCACGGTGCCCGTCTCCGACCCGTACAACCTCTACTTCACCCCGGACGGCAAGTACGCCGTGGTGATGGCCTCGATGGACCGCGAACTGGTCTTCCGCGACGCCCACACCATGAAGACCGTCAAGACCGTCCCGGTCGACTGCGCGGGCGTCAACCACGCCGACTTCTCCACCGACGGCCGGTACTTCATCGTCTCCTGCGAGTTCTCCGGCGAACTCCTCAAGGTCGACACCGCGCGGATGAAGGTCGTCGAGCAGCAGAAGCTGCCGCTGAAGGGCGCGATGCCGCAGGACGTGAAGCTGTCGCCCGACGGCGGGACCTTCTACATCGCGGACATGATCGCCGACGGGGTCTGGGTGCTGGACGGGAAGAACTTCACCACCCCGAAGCTGCTGCACACCGGCAAGGGCGCCCACGGGCTCTACGTCAGCCGCGACTCCGAGGAGATGTACATCTCCAACCGCGGCGAGGGCACCGTCTCCGTCTTCGACTTCGCGCGGCGCGAGCTGACGAAGAAATGGCGCCTGCCCGGCGGCGGCAGCCCCGACATGGGCGGGGTCTCGGCGGACGGCAAGGTCCTCTGGCTGAGCGGACGCTACGACGCCGAGGTGTACGCGATCGACACCGCCACCGGCAAGCAGCTCGCCCGCATCCCGGTCGGCAGCGGCCCGCACGGCCTGGCCGTCTACCCGCAGCCCGGCCGCTACTCCCTCGGCCACACCGGCGTCTTCCGCTGA